Proteins encoded by one window of Archaeoglobus veneficus SNP6:
- a CDS encoding type II toxin-antitoxin system HicA family toxin: protein MKLPRDLSGEELARLLRKYGYVVTRQTGSHMRLTRLEGEHHITIPKHRALKPGTLNSILRGVAEHLGVDKKELIKELFG, encoded by the coding sequence ATGAAACTTCCAAGGGATCTGAGCGGAGAGGAACTCGCCAGACTCCTCAGAAAATACGGTTATGTAGTTACGAGGCAGACAGGGAGCCACATGAGGCTAACAAGGCTTGAAGGAGAGCACCACATAACAATCCCGAAGCACAGGGCGTTAAAGCCCGGGACGCTCAACTCAATTCTGAGGGGTGTTGCTGAACATCTTGGAGTCGATAAAAAAGAGCTGATCAAAGAGCTGTTTGGGTAA
- a CDS encoding type II toxin-antitoxin system HicB family antitoxin: MQETKKLNEIIFLVEETDDGYTAQALGYSIFTQADSIEELREMVKDAVECHFDEEERPEIIRLHIVRQEVLTL; this comes from the coding sequence ATGCAGGAAACAAAGAAACTGAACGAGATCATTTTTCTTGTGGAGGAAACCGATGACGGTTACACAGCTCAGGCTCTTGGCTACTCAATCTTTACTCAGGCTGATTCCATTGAAGAGCTAAGAGAAATGGTGAAGGATGCTGTGGAATGCCACTTCGATGAAGAGGAAAGACCAGAGATAATCAGACTCCACATAGTCAGGCAAGAGGTTTTAACTCTATGA
- a CDS encoding SufB/SufD family protein: protein MSERIPELEPEVKKRLESVGAELSPDERSATFLQVDQDVKFSLKWLDGVEVMGIKQAMEKYDWVKDYLWKAVKQDQDEYTRLAAEDFNGYFIRALPGKKVDIPVEACLYLRGIRKQKVHNIIIAEEGSEINIISGCASHPGVASGMHIGISEFFVKKNAKLTFTMIHSWDSGIEVRPRSAAIVEEGGVYISNYVLLSPVKLVQMYPTAYLKKDATAIFSSIILATEGSIVDAGSKAVLEGENSSADILSRTISKGGSVIARGHIVGNAANVRGHLECRGLMLSEKGAIHAIPELEARYPNVDLSHEAAIGKIAEEEIFYLMARGLTRDEATSAIIRGFMEIDIKGLPEFLKKEIDKAISLVESELAV, encoded by the coding sequence ATGTCTGAGAGAATTCCCGAACTCGAACCAGAAGTAAAGAAAAGGCTCGAAAGCGTTGGGGCTGAACTCAGTCCCGACGAGAGATCTGCAACTTTCCTTCAAGTTGACCAAGACGTAAAGTTCTCGCTCAAGTGGCTCGACGGCGTCGAGGTCATGGGAATAAAGCAAGCAATGGAGAAATACGACTGGGTTAAGGACTACCTCTGGAAGGCCGTAAAGCAGGATCAGGACGAGTACACCAGACTCGCTGCTGAGGACTTCAACGGTTACTTCATAAGGGCTCTGCCCGGTAAGAAAGTAGATATCCCCGTCGAAGCATGCCTGTACCTGCGAGGAATCAGGAAGCAGAAGGTGCACAACATCATAATTGCCGAAGAGGGGTCGGAGATAAACATAATCTCGGGCTGTGCTTCACATCCCGGTGTTGCATCGGGAATGCACATTGGAATATCCGAGTTTTTCGTCAAGAAGAACGCAAAGCTCACCTTTACAATGATACACAGCTGGGATTCTGGAATTGAAGTAAGACCGAGGAGTGCGGCTATTGTGGAGGAAGGAGGAGTTTACATAAGCAATTACGTTCTCCTGAGTCCCGTTAAGCTCGTCCAGATGTATCCCACCGCCTACCTTAAGAAGGACGCCACAGCGATCTTCAGCAGTATAATCCTCGCAACGGAGGGTTCGATAGTAGATGCGGGCAGTAAGGCCGTTCTTGAGGGCGAAAACAGCAGTGCTGATATCCTCTCGAGAACGATAAGCAAGGGTGGCAGCGTTATTGCGAGGGGGCATATCGTCGGCAACGCTGCAAATGTCAGGGGACACCTCGAGTGCCGCGGGCTGATGCTATCTGAGAAGGGAGCGATTCACGCGATTCCAGAGCTTGAAGCGAGGTATCCAAACGTGGATTTAAGCCACGAAGCTGCGATAGGCAAGATAGCTGAGGAGGAGATATTCTACTTAATGGCAAGGGGGTTGACAAGGGACGAGGCTACGTCAGCCATCATAAGAGGATTCATGGAAATCGACATAAAAGGTCTGCCTGAATTCCTCAAGAAGGAAATAGACAAGGCGATAAGTCTGGTTGAGAGTGAGCTTGCTGTTTAG
- a CDS encoding ABC transporter ATP-binding protein codes for MDILRVINLGVEVGGKKVLQNVNLYIQKGQTYVLFGPNGSGKSSLLSAIIGNPNYRIYDGRIIFKGRDVTNLPTDERVRLGMGIAFQNPPKVSGVKLIDVLKHCARIGGQSEEKIYEYAEMMKMDEMLNRNINLGFSGGEVKRSELLQLLLLNPDFIMLDEPDSGVDLENISIVGDAIKVLLERDKPAEEREKAGLLITHTGHILKYVDADYGVILYKGRISCIGNPYDILEDISKYGYEGCVRRCLREFPNSNQK; via the coding sequence ATGGACATTCTCAGGGTAATCAATCTGGGTGTCGAGGTTGGGGGTAAAAAGGTTCTCCAGAACGTTAACCTCTACATTCAAAAAGGTCAAACTTACGTTCTTTTCGGCCCAAACGGAAGCGGAAAATCCTCCCTGCTTTCAGCGATAATCGGCAATCCGAATTACAGAATTTACGATGGCAGGATAATTTTCAAGGGTCGTGATGTAACGAATTTGCCGACAGATGAGCGTGTGAGGTTAGGGATGGGCATAGCCTTCCAGAATCCTCCAAAGGTCAGTGGCGTGAAACTCATAGATGTTTTGAAGCACTGCGCACGCATAGGCGGGCAGAGCGAGGAGAAAATTTACGAGTATGCCGAAATGATGAAGATGGATGAAATGCTCAACAGAAATATAAACTTGGGCTTTAGCGGTGGTGAGGTCAAGCGCTCCGAGCTTCTACAACTCCTGTTGTTGAATCCGGACTTCATAATGCTCGATGAGCCAGACAGCGGAGTTGACCTCGAGAATATATCCATCGTCGGCGATGCGATAAAGGTTCTCTTGGAAAGGGACAAGCCTGCAGAGGAAAGAGAGAAAGCAGGCCTGTTAATTACTCATACAGGCCACATACTCAAGTACGTTGATGCGGATTATGGAGTCATTCTGTACAAAGGTCGGATTTCGTGCATAGGTAATCCATACGACATTCTCGAGGATATAAGCAAGTACGGCTATGAGGGGTGTGTCAGGAGATGTCTGAGAGAATTCCCGAACTCGAACCAGAAGTAA
- a CDS encoding PepSY domain-containing protein — protein MKLVEARLLDHGVGKEYQFIWIETLFGVETPNRVVISVNPNTGQVMSYMGILRQVEIQLKPNISKEEAIEIATKQFDLKKIVHSKAKLSVEYPEKGLQKLVWIVEVEGEPENGIMQGGLVVVDAVSGEVLLVSPYM, from the coding sequence ATGAAGCTCGTTGAAGCAAGGCTCCTCGACCACGGAGTCGGGAAAGAGTACCAGTTTATCTGGATCGAGACGCTCTTCGGCGTGGAAACTCCGAACAGAGTTGTGATTTCCGTAAATCCAAATACTGGCCAGGTGATGTCCTACATGGGGATACTCCGCCAAGTTGAGATTCAGCTAAAGCCGAATATCTCAAAGGAGGAGGCTATAGAAATAGCTACCAAGCAATTTGATCTTAAGAAGATCGTGCATTCAAAAGCCAAGCTAAGCGTTGAATATCCGGAAAAAGGCTTGCAAAAACTCGTGTGGATTGTGGAAGTCGAGGGCGAACCTGAGAACGGCATAATGCAGGGTGGCTTGGTCGTAGTCGATGCGGTGTCGGGAGAAGTCCTTCTGGTAAGTCCTTATATGTGA
- the wtpA gene encoding tungstate ABC transporter substrate-binding protein WtpA has product MRACVIVLLLVIAALLAGCAQDIQDAEKMASDTGQASGSESTEKVVLKVFHAGSLTEPMKAFKKAFEEKYPNVEVQCEAAGSAATIRKVTELGRTADIVASADYTLIPKMMYPEYADWTIMFAKNQIVLAYTDKSKYADEINSENWYQILRRPDVKFGFSNPNDDPCGYRSQMVLQLAEFYYNDSTIYDDLVAKHSNLKFVEENGTYVLRMPKSEDINPDTSKLMIRSMEMELIHGIETGEIDYYFIYRSVAQQHGHKFVELPPQIDLSSAEYADIYKKVKVVLANGKEVVGKPIIYGITIPKNAEHKDYAKKFVELVISEEGQKILEELGQPPVVPAGVDNADKLPENLKKYVKP; this is encoded by the coding sequence ATGAGAGCATGTGTAATTGTGCTGCTACTTGTAATTGCTGCACTGCTTGCCGGATGTGCTCAGGACATTCAGGATGCGGAAAAGATGGCCAGCGATACCGGGCAAGCTTCCGGAAGTGAAAGCACTGAAAAGGTCGTTCTCAAAGTCTTTCATGCAGGCAGCTTAACCGAGCCCATGAAGGCCTTCAAAAAAGCCTTTGAGGAGAAATATCCAAATGTCGAGGTACAATGCGAGGCTGCTGGAAGTGCAGCGACGATAAGGAAAGTCACCGAGCTTGGCAGAACTGCAGACATCGTTGCTTCAGCTGACTACACACTCATACCAAAGATGATGTATCCTGAGTACGCGGACTGGACGATAATGTTTGCAAAGAATCAGATCGTGCTCGCGTACACAGATAAGAGCAAGTATGCAGACGAGATAAACTCGGAGAACTGGTACCAGATTTTAAGAAGGCCAGATGTTAAGTTTGGTTTCTCAAATCCGAATGACGACCCATGTGGATATCGCTCCCAGATGGTTCTTCAGCTTGCAGAGTTTTACTACAACGACTCAACGATTTACGACGACCTCGTTGCGAAGCACTCGAATTTAAAATTCGTGGAGGAAAATGGGACTTACGTGCTCAGAATGCCGAAATCGGAGGACATAAATCCTGACACAAGCAAACTGATGATTCGGAGCATGGAAATGGAACTGATTCACGGAATTGAAACTGGAGAGATTGACTACTACTTCATCTACCGCAGCGTTGCCCAGCAGCACGGCCACAAGTTCGTTGAGCTTCCACCACAAATAGACCTGAGCAGCGCCGAATATGCAGATATCTACAAAAAAGTAAAGGTCGTGCTGGCAAATGGTAAAGAAGTGGTGGGTAAGCCGATTATATACGGCATCACAATTCCAAAGAATGCGGAGCACAAAGACTACGCGAAGAAGTTCGTAGAGCTCGTGATAAGCGAGGAGGGACAGAAGATTCTCGAAGAACTTGGCCAGCCACCTGTTGTACCGGCTGGAGTGGACAATGCGGACAAGCTGCCAGAAAATCTGAAAAAGTACGTAAAACCATGA
- a CDS encoding ABC transporter permease, with the protein MRLKFSIFLAIFSSFIVLFILLPIVTTLSAQFYDFDGLIEALGDRAVWNSILLTYYAALISTLIAVIFGTPLAYALARYSFPGRSVVEGVVDVPVVIPHTVAGIALLAVFGSNGLIGSFSPVKFVDALPGIVVAMLFVSVPIYLNTAREGFASIDVRLEQVARTLGASPAKVFFTVSLPLVVRHIAAGAVMAWARAISEFGAIVVIAYYPMVAPTLIYERYISAGLSAARPIAVILILLSLAVFVVLRLLLWGRNSIKAYGVGRGRNGG; encoded by the coding sequence ATGAGGTTGAAGTTTTCTATATTTTTGGCAATTTTTTCATCCTTCATCGTGCTCTTCATTCTGCTGCCAATAGTTACAACGCTCTCTGCCCAATTTTACGACTTCGACGGACTTATAGAAGCGTTGGGAGATAGAGCAGTCTGGAACTCCATACTTTTGACGTACTATGCTGCCCTGATTTCGACGTTAATAGCGGTCATTTTTGGCACGCCCCTTGCGTATGCCCTCGCGAGGTACAGCTTTCCGGGCAGGAGCGTAGTAGAAGGTGTTGTTGATGTCCCGGTGGTAATTCCACACACCGTTGCAGGCATAGCGCTGCTTGCGGTCTTTGGCTCGAACGGACTCATCGGTAGCTTTTCACCTGTGAAATTCGTTGATGCGTTGCCAGGCATCGTTGTTGCAATGCTCTTCGTGTCCGTGCCCATCTACCTGAATACTGCAAGAGAAGGTTTCGCAAGCATTGACGTAAGACTTGAGCAGGTTGCAAGAACGCTTGGCGCATCGCCAGCGAAAGTCTTCTTTACAGTTAGTCTCCCCCTCGTTGTAAGACATATCGCAGCCGGAGCCGTCATGGCGTGGGCGAGGGCTATAAGCGAATTTGGGGCAATCGTCGTAATTGCCTACTATCCGATGGTCGCCCCAACGCTGATTTACGAGCGTTACATCTCTGCTGGCCTTTCAGCAGCGAGACCTATAGCAGTAATTCTGATTCTGCTGAGTCTGGCGGTGTTTGTAGTACTCAGGCTTCTATTGTGGGGCAGGAACAGTATCAAAGCCTATGGCGTCGGCAGAGGCAGGAATGGAGGGTAG
- a CDS encoding ATP-binding cassette domain-containing protein, translating to MGLGQTFLEVNAEKDFGNFKLDAEFSMDRGYCVVLGPTGAGKSLLLEIIAGILMPDRGKVIIDCEDVTGLPPERRGIGFVPQDYALFPHMSVYGNIAYGLKARGADKSDIRSAVEEIAENLGISHLLDRKPATLSGGEKQRVALARALVIQPKLILLDEPLAAVDLRTKEKLMNELKFVHREFGIPVIHVTHSLIEAATLADEIAVMMNGRIVEKGDAKKVLSSPSKEVADFLAVKGLFKKLLDILD from the coding sequence ATGGGATTGGGGCAAACATTCCTTGAAGTGAACGCTGAAAAAGACTTTGGAAACTTCAAACTCGACGCGGAGTTCAGCATGGATAGGGGTTACTGCGTTGTTCTCGGTCCGACCGGAGCTGGTAAGAGCCTCCTGCTTGAAATTATAGCTGGAATTTTAATGCCAGACAGGGGGAAAGTAATTATAGATTGTGAGGACGTAACGGGGCTCCCACCGGAAAGGAGGGGTATAGGTTTTGTTCCGCAGGATTATGCGCTGTTTCCCCACATGAGTGTCTACGGGAACATTGCGTACGGTCTGAAGGCGAGAGGTGCTGACAAAAGTGATATCAGAAGTGCAGTCGAGGAAATAGCGGAAAATCTCGGCATTTCTCACCTGCTTGACAGGAAACCTGCAACACTCAGCGGAGGAGAAAAGCAAAGGGTTGCGCTTGCAAGGGCTCTCGTGATACAGCCCAAGCTAATTCTCCTCGATGAGCCTCTCGCAGCGGTAGATTTGAGAACCAAGGAGAAACTAATGAATGAACTGAAATTCGTTCACAGAGAATTTGGTATTCCCGTTATCCATGTAACCCACAGCTTAATTGAAGCTGCCACGCTTGCCGACGAGATAGCAGTTATGATGAATGGCAGGATTGTGGAAAAGGGTGATGCAAAGAAAGTACTTTCATCTCCAAGTAAGGAAGTTGCGGATTTTCTGGCGGTGAAAGGTTTATTTAAGAAACTGCTCGATATACTTGATTGA